From Vitis vinifera cultivar Pinot Noir 40024 chromosome 5, ASM3070453v1, the proteins below share one genomic window:
- the LOC100254535 gene encoding protein NETWORKED 1A codes for MATLSHSDSRRRYSWWWDSHISPKNSKWLQENLTDMDVKVKAMIKLIEEDADSFARRAEMYYKKRPELMKLVEEFYRAYRALAERYDHATGELRQAHRTMAEAFPNQVPYVLADDSPSVSTTPGPEPHTPEMPHPIRALFDPDDLQQDALGLSSSNLAVKINGACSEESDAGTSKRGLKQFNEMSGSGEIVPKNLKLSEGRIKKGLSVQIEEQAHSLQGGLSQLSSENRTLKLQVLSESERASKAETEIKTLKEALSAMQAELEAALLHYQQSLQKLSNLERDLNDAQKNATELDERACRAETEVKSLKDALVGLEAERDVGILRYKQCLERISSLEKLTSVAQENAKGLNERAMKAEIEAQSLKLELSRLEAEKDAGFLQYKQCLERISSLENKILLAEEDAKSLKARSERADGKVEALRQALAKLTEEKEASVLKYEQCLEKIAKLEGEIKRAQEDAKRLNFEILMGAAKLKSAEEQRVQLETSNQSLQLEADKLVQKIAMKDQELSKRHEELEKLQIHMQDEHLRFVQVEATLQNLQNLHSQSQEEQKALALELETGLQRFQQVEKSKLDLQEEIKRVKEENQSLNELNLSSTSSMRNLQNEIFSLREMKEKLEGEVSLQVDQSDALQQEIYHLKEEIKGLNRRYQALMKQVESVGLNPECLGSSLRELQDENLKLKEFCKKDKDEKEALLEKLKNTEKLLDDHDTIKRSLSDVNSELEGLREKLKAFQESCELLQGEKSTLLVEKATLFSQIQIITENMHKLLEKNAVLENSLSAANVELEGLRVKSKSLEEFCQFLKDDKSNLLTERGLLVSQLKSVEQRLEKLEKRFTDLEENYAGLQKEKASTLCQVEELRVSLGVERQEHASFMFSSEARLASLENHIYHLQEESRWRKKEFEEELDKALNAQVEILVLQKFIQDMEEKNYSLLIECQKHIEASRLSEKLISELETENLEQQVEAEFLLDEIEKLRRGICQVFKALQINLDNVQEEKIEQEQILLRHIIGNMEDMKSSLLKSEDEKQQLEVENSVLLTVLQQLRVDGAEVEFENKTLDQELKITAQQLLLLQNEKHELLEMNRQLGLEVSKRDHLEGVKCDVESLCKKLVDFQRANVELKEENSKEIEENRYLSKKLSDVKEEKCMLEEENSAILHETVALSNLSLVLNNFWSEKVGELKALAEDFDNLHGVNSDLGGEVGILTEKLGLKETENLHLKGLVEKLDKELHEVTNLSDQLNNQLSVGKDLLSQKQKDLSEAKQKLKAAQDLTAELFGTVEELKRECEKSEVLRENSEKQVLELSEENTSQNREIECLRKMNGNLESELDMLHEEIEEYRIRGEKLNSELHERSNDFELWEAEATTFYFDLQVSSVREVLFENKVHELTGVCENLEDESASKSIKIQQMRERVSFLESEIGGLKAQLSAYGPIIVSLRDNIASLEHNALFRSKLQVADNQKPKDMEMVVHEKSSQELREDQGTPIPDGISDLQEIQTRIKAVEKAVVQEMERLAMQESLNTDIELEEIEELKSKSTSHQAKDIQKEEGKLMDERLSDDHMAQRAKPEISKVRHGILMKDIPLDQVSDCSLYGKSRRVNGGSNDQMLELWETAEHSTGSNPMVNKAQKQASPLMEDGVTHYHFEDVKQKSARPSSELQVEKELGIDRLEVSTSSMQPNQDGNKRKILERLASDAEKLMSLQIVVQDLQRKMATTKKSKRAKSLEYGTLKEQLQEVEEAVAQLVDINCQLTRNMDESASSSDGMASPELQEAGNVQRKKVTEQARRGSEKIGRLQLEVQKIQYVLLKLDDEKKSSRKYRFLAGRTSILLKDFIYTGRRRTERRKKACGCWRPYNNVD; via the exons ATGGCAACCCTGTCACATTCCGATTCCAGGCGCCGATATTCATGGTGGTGGGACAGCCACATCAGTCCAAAGAATTCAAAATGGCTTCAGGAAAATCTTACAG ATATGGATGTCAAAGTGAAAGCAATGATCAAGCTCATTGAAGAAGATGCAGATTCCTTTGCACGGAGGGCAGAAATGTACTACAAGAAGCGTCCAGAACTAATGAAACTGGTTGAGGAGTTTTACCGAGCTTATAGAGCATTAGCTGAACGGTATGATCATGCAACAGGGGAGCTACGCCAGGCCCATCGAACCATGGCAGAAGCATTTCCTAACCAAGTACCTTATGTACTGGCTGATGACTCACCCTCAGTTTCTACAACCCCTGGGCCCGAGCCACACACACCTGAAATGCCGCATCCGATTCGTGCATTGTTTGACCCTGATGACTTGCAGCAGGATGCACTGGGGCTTTCTTCATCCAACTTGGCTGTCAAAATAAATGGAGCTTGCTCAGAAGAATCTGATGCCGGAACAAGTAAAAGGGGTTTAAAACAGTTCAATGAGATGTCTGGTTCAGGAGAAATAGtgccaaaaaatttaaaactttcaGAAGGAAGGATTAAAAAAGGGCTCAGTGTTCAGATAGAAGAGCAAGCACACAGTTTGCAAGGTGGGCTCTCTCAGTTATCAAGTGAGAATCGGACTCTCAAACTGCAAGTTCTTTCTGAATCTGAGCGTGCAAGTAAAGCTGAAACTGAAATTAAAACCTTGAAGGAAGCACTGTCAGCAATGCAAGCTGAATTGGAAGCTGCTCTTCTTCATTATCAGCAGAGTTTACAGAAGTTATCTAATCTTGAGAGAGACCTCAATGATGCACAAAAGAATGCCACAGAACTTGATGAACGAGCATGCAGAGCTGAAACTGAAGTTAAATCATTGAAAGATGCCCTTGTGGGATTAGAAGCTGAGAGGGATGTTGGTATTCTTCGATACAAGCAGTGTTTGGAAAGAATATCTAGTCTGGAAAAACTAACCTCTGTAGCCCAAGAAAATGCAAAAGGTCTTAATGAGCGAGCTATGAAAGCAGAAATTGAAGCTCAGAGTCTCAAGCTTGAGCTTTCCAGATTAGAAGCTGAAAAGGACGCTGGGTTTTTACAATACAAACAGTGCCTGGAGAGGATATCTTCCTTGGAGAACAAAATCTTACTTGCTGAGGAGGATGCTAAAAGTCTTAAAGCACGGAGTGAAAGAGCTGACGGTAAAGTTGAAGCACTTAGGCAAGCTCTTGCTAAATTAACGGAAGAGAAAGAAGCTTCAGTTCTCAAGTACGAGCAGTGCTTGGAGAAAATAGCTAAGCTGGAGGGTGAAATCAAACGTGCCCAAGAGGATGCCAAACGACTCAACTTTGAGATTCTTATGGGGGCAGCAAAACTAAAGAGTGCTGAAGAACAGCGAGTTCAGTTGGAGACATCAAATCAATCTCTGCAGTTAGAAGCAGACAAGCTGGTGCAGAAAATAGCAATGAAAGATCAAGAACTTTCAAAAAGGCATGAGGAATTGGAGAAACTTCAGATCCATATGCAGGATGAGCACTTGCGATTTGTTCAGGTTGAGGCCACTCTCCAGAACTTGCAGAATTTGCACTCTCAATCGCAGGAGGAGCAGAAAGCTCTAGCTTTGGAGCTGGAAACTGGGCTTCAAAGGTTTCAACAGGTGGAAAAGTCCAAACTTGATTTGCAGGAAGAAATTAAGAGGgtcaaggaagaaaaccagagcTTGAATGAACTGAATTTATCCTCCACCAGTTCAATGAGGAATCTGCAAAATGAAATATTTAGCTTGAGGGAGATGAAAGAAAAACTTGAAGGCGAGGTTTCGCTGCAAGTGGACCAAAGTGATGCCCTCCAGCAAGAGATTTACCATCTGAAAGAGGAAATCAAGGGATTGAATAGGAGATACCAGGCTTTGATGAAGCAAGTGGAGTCAGTAGGTTTAAATCCAGAATGCCTTGGGTCGTCTCTGAGGGAACTGCAGGACGAGAACTTGAAGCTGAAAGAATTCTGCAAGAAGGATAAAGATGAGAAAGAAGCTCTTTTGGAGAAGTTGAAAAATACGGAGAAACTTTTGGACGACCATGATACGATAAAGCGCTCCTTGTCAGATGTGAATAGTGAGTTGGAAGGGTTGAGAGAGAAGCTTAAGGCATTTCAGGAGTCCTGTGAGCTTCTTCAGGGAGAAAAATCCACTCTCCTTGTTGAGAAAGCCACCCTGTTTTCTCAGATACAAATAATTACCGAGAACATGCACAAGCTCTTAGAGAAAAATGCCGTGCTGGAGAATTCCCTTTCTGCTGCAAATGTCGAACTTGAAGGTTTGAGGGTGAAATCAAAGAGCTTGGAAGAATTCTGCCAGTTTCTCAAAGACGATAAGTCCAACCTTCTCACTGAGAGAGGCCTCCTGGTATCGCAGTTGAAAAGTGTTGAACAGAGGCTAGAAAAACTGGAAAAAAGGTTTACAGATTTGGAAGAAAACTATGCTGGCTTACAAAAGGAGAAAGCATCCACACTTTGCCAAGTTGAAGAATTGCGTGTTTCCCTTGGTGTAGAAAGACAAGAGCATGCAAGTTTTATGTTCTCCAGCGAGGCCCGACTGGCATCTCTGGAAAACCATATTTATCACCTGCAGGAAGAAAGTAGGTGGAGGaagaaagaatttgaagaagaatTAGATAAAGCCTTGAATGCTCAAGTTGAGATCCTTGTCTTGCAGAAATTTATACAAGATATGGAAGAAAAGAACTACTCTCTATTGATTGAGTGTCAGAAACATATTGAGGCATCCAGATTGTCAGAGAAACTGATTTCAGAGTTGGAGACTGAAAATCTTGAACAACAGGTGGAAGCAGAATTCCTGTTAGATGAAATTGAAAAGCTAAGAAGGGGGATCTGTCAAGTGTTCAAGGCTCTTCAGATTAATTTAGATAATGTGCAGGAAGAGAAGATTGAACAAGAGCAAATACTTCTGCGGCATATTATAGGGAATATGGAGGACATGAAAAGTTCTCTCCTGAAAAGCGAGGATGAGAAGCAGCAACTAGAGGTTGAGAACTCCGTTCTTTTAACTGTACTTCAGCAACTGAGAGTAGATGGTGCAGAAGTTGAGTTCGAGAATAAAACACTTGATCAGGAGTTGAAGATCACAGCACAGCAGCTTTTGCTGCTGCAAAACGAGAAACATGAGCTTCTAGAGATGAACCGGCAGTTGGGGCTAGAAGTGAGCAAGAGAGACCACCTGGAGGGAGTAAAGTGTGATGTGGAGAGTTTATGCAAGAAGCTGGTAGACTTTCAGAGAGCCAACGTAGAATTGAAGGAAGAAAATTCGAAGGAGATTGAAGAAAATAGATATCTGTCAAAAAAATTATCAGATGTGAAGGAGGAGAAGTGCATGTTGGAAGAGGAAAACAGTGCTATTCTCCATGAAACTGTTGCCCTCAGTAACCTGTCTTTGGTTTTGAACAACTTCTGGTCTGAGAAGGTAGGGGAACTAAAAGCACTTGCTGAAGATTTTGACAATCTCCATGGGGTTAACAGTGACCTTGGGGGGGAAGTGGGAATTTTGACAGAGAAATTGGGACTGAAAGAAACTGAAAATTTACATCTGAAAGGGCTTGTTGAGAAGTTGGACAAGGAGCTGCATGAAGTTACAAATTTAAGTGATCAGTTGAACAATCAACTTTCAGTTGGAAAAGATTTGCTAAGCCAGAAGCAAAAGGATCTTTCAGAAGCAAAACAGAAGCTCAAAGCTGCACAGGACTTGACCGCAGAATTATTTGGCACTGTTGAGGAATTGAAGAGGGAATGTGAAAAATCAGAAGTTCTAAGAGAAAATTCAGAGAAGCAGGTTCTTGAACTATCTGAAGAAAACACAAGTCAGAACAGGGAAATTGAATGTCTTCGCAAGATGAATGGGAACTTGGAGTCTGAATTGGATATGTTAcatgaagaaattgaagaatatAGAATCAGAGGAGAGAAGTTGAATTCAGAGCTTCATGAAAGAAGCAATGACTTTGAACTATGGGAGGCTGAAGCTACAACATTCTACTTTGATCTTCAGGTTTCCTCTGTCCGTGAAGTTCTGTTTGAAAATAAGGTGCATGAGCTTACTGGAGTGTGTGAGAATCTTGAGGatgaaagtgcttcaaaaaGTATCAAGATTCAACAGATGAGAGAAAGGGTTAGCTTCTTGGAAAGTGAAATTGGAGGACTGAAAGCCCAGTTGTCTGCATATGGTCCTATCATAGTTTCTCTGAGAGATAACATAGCATCCCTTGAGCACAATGCCCTCTTCCGATCAAAGCTTCAAGTAGCTGACAATCAGAAACCTAAG GATATGGAAATGGTAGTTCATGAAAAGAGCTCTCAAGAGCTGAGAGAAGATCAAGGCACTCCGATACCTGATGGAATTTCAGATTTGCAGGAGATACAGACCAGAATTAAAGCAGTTGAAAAGGCAGTGGTCCAAGAAATGGAGAGGCTTGCAATGCAGGAAAGCTTAAACACGGACATTGAACTAGAAGAGATTGAAGAGTTGAAATCTAAAAGCACTTCACATCAAGCAAAAGATATTCAAAAGGAAGAGGGGAAACTTATGGATGAGCGGCTCAGTGATGATCACATGGCACAGAGGGCTAAGCCAGAAATTTCTAAAGTGAGGCATGGAATTCTGATGAAAGATATTCCCCTTGATCAAGTCTCAGATTGTTCCTTATATGGAAAAAGCAGGAGAGTAAATGGTGGTTCCAACGATCAGATGCTTGAGTTATGGGAAACTGCTGAGCACAGCACTGGCTCCAATCCAATGGTCAATAAGGCACAAAAGCAAGCATCTCCTTTGATGGAGGATGGCGTTACTCACTATCATTTTGAGGATGTGAAGCAGAAGAGTGCACGGCCATCTTCAGAACTGCAGGTTGAGAAAGAACTGGGTATTGACAGGCTAGAAGTATCTACAAGTAGCATGCAGCCAAATCAAGATGGGAACAAGAGAAAAATCTTGGAGAGACTTGCTTCTGACGCTGAGAAATTGATGAGTCTTCAGATAGTAGTGCAGGATTTGCAAAGGAAGATGGCAACCACAAAGAAGAGCAAAAGGGCTAAGTCTCTTGAATACGGAACACTGAAGGAACAGCTGCAGGAAGTTGAGGAAGCTGTAGCGCAGCTGGTGGATATCAATTGCCAACTGACAAGGAATATGGATGAGAGTGCATCATCCTCAGATGGAATGGCTTCGCCAGAGTTGCAGGAGGCTGGAAATGTCCAGAGAAAGAAAGTAACAGAACAGGCACGAAGAGGGTCTGAAAAGATAGGAAGGCTGCAGTTGGAAGTGCAGAAAATCCAGTATGTGTTGTTGAAACTGGACGATGAAAAGAAAAGCAGCAGGAAATACAGATTTTTGGCTGGTAGGACAAGCATTCTTCTGAAGGACTTCATTTATACTGGCAGGAGAAGAACCGAAAGGCGAAAGAAGGCATGTGGCTGTTGGAGGCCTTACAATAATGTGGACTGA
- the LOC100249434 gene encoding small ribosomal subunit protein eS1z, whose product MAVGKNKRISKGKKGGKKKAADPFAKKDWYDIKAPSVFEVRNVGKTLVSRTQGTKIASEGLKHRVFEISLADLQADEDQAYRKIRLRAEDVQGRNVLTNFWGMDFTTDKLRSLVRKWQTLIEAHVDVKTTDNYTLRLFCIAFTKKRVNQNKKTCYAQSSQIRQIRRKMREIMTNMATSCDLKELVKKFIPESIGREIEKATSSIYPLQNVYIRKVKILKAPKFDLGKLMEVHGDYSEDVGTKLERPADEPVAEGVTEVIGA is encoded by the exons ATGGCGGTTGG GAAGAACAAGAGGATTTCCAAGGGAAAAAAGGGAGGCAAGAAGAAGGC AGCCGATCCCTTTGCAAAGAAGGATTGGTACGACATCAAGGCTCCTTCTGTCTTCGAAGTTCGCAATGTCGGCAAAACCCTCGTTTCCCGCACCCAGGGTACCAAG ATAGCTTCTGAAGGGCTCAAACATCGGGTGTTTGAGATATCACTTGCTGACCTTCAGGCTGATGAGGATCAGGCTTATAGAAAGATTCGACTGAGAGCTGAAGATGTTCAAGGGAGGAATGTTCTGACAAACTTTTGG GGAATGGATTTTACAACTGACAAGTTGAGGTCTTTGGTGCGGAAATGGCAAACATTGATTGAAGCTCATGTGGATGTGAAGACAACTGACAACTACACCTTGAGGTTGTTCTGCATTGCATTCACTAAGAAGCGTGTAAACCAGAACAAGAAGACTTGTTACGCACAATCCAGCCAAATTCGACAG ATTCGACGGAAGATGAGAGAAATCATGACAAACATGGCAACATCTTGTGATCTGAAGGAATTGGTCAAAAAGTTCATTCCTGAGAGTATTGGCCGAGAGATCGAGAAGGCAACTTCAAGCATCTATCCTTTACAGAATGTGTACATTCGGAAAGTTAAGATCTTGAAAGCTCCTAAGTTTGATCTTGGAAAGCTGATggag GTTCATGGTGATTATTCGGAAGATGTTGGCACAAAGTTGGAGAGGCCTGCTGATGAACCAGTGGCTGAGGGGGTAACTGAAGTCATTGGAGCTTGA
- the LOC100249434 gene encoding small ribosomal subunit protein eS1z isoform X1: MAVGKNKRISKGKKGGKKKAADPFAKKDWYDIKAPSVFEVRNVGKTLVSRTQGTKIASEGLKHRVFEISLADLQADEDQAYRKIRLRAEDVQGRNVLTNFWGMDFTTDKLRSLVRKWQTLIEAHVDVKTTDNYTLRLFCIAFTKKRVNQNKKTCYAQSSQIRQIRRKMREIMTNMATSCDLKELVKKFIPESIGREIEKATSSIYPLQNVYIRKVKILKAPKFDLGKLMEVFFFLTLFICLFSNLTYINIKPLKKKTCHLFMPNPAKK; encoded by the exons ATGGCGGTTGG GAAGAACAAGAGGATTTCCAAGGGAAAAAAGGGAGGCAAGAAGAAGGC AGCCGATCCCTTTGCAAAGAAGGATTGGTACGACATCAAGGCTCCTTCTGTCTTCGAAGTTCGCAATGTCGGCAAAACCCTCGTTTCCCGCACCCAGGGTACCAAG ATAGCTTCTGAAGGGCTCAAACATCGGGTGTTTGAGATATCACTTGCTGACCTTCAGGCTGATGAGGATCAGGCTTATAGAAAGATTCGACTGAGAGCTGAAGATGTTCAAGGGAGGAATGTTCTGACAAACTTTTGG GGAATGGATTTTACAACTGACAAGTTGAGGTCTTTGGTGCGGAAATGGCAAACATTGATTGAAGCTCATGTGGATGTGAAGACAACTGACAACTACACCTTGAGGTTGTTCTGCATTGCATTCACTAAGAAGCGTGTAAACCAGAACAAGAAGACTTGTTACGCACAATCCAGCCAAATTCGACAG ATTCGACGGAAGATGAGAGAAATCATGACAAACATGGCAACATCTTGTGATCTGAAGGAATTGGTCAAAAAGTTCATTCCTGAGAGTATTGGCCGAGAGATCGAGAAGGCAACTTCAAGCATCTATCCTTTACAGAATGTGTACATTCGGAAAGTTAAGATCTTGAAAGCTCCTAAGTTTGATCTTGGAAAGCTGATggaggtatttttttttttaactcttttcatttgtctattttctaatttaacATACATAAACattaaaccattaaaaaaaaaaacctgtcaCCTTTTTATGCCAAATCCTGCCAAGAAGTAG
- the LOC100251086 gene encoding leucine-rich repeat extensin-like protein 6, with product MSSKMKNPYMSSALWIIFSLFLSFSAPSHQDSYSPPPLPNPRILNAYTALQAWKHVILSDPKNFTSNWCGFDVCNYKGVYCAPAPDDPHITTVAGIDLNHADIAGSLPEELGLLTDLALFHINSNRFCGTLPDSFRHLRLLYELDISNNRFKGQFPSVVLCLPSLKFLDIRYNEFEGDIPTGLFDLKLDAIFVNNNKFKSSLPGNIGNSPVSVIVFANNNLNGCLPSSLSKMAKTLNELIITNAGLKGCLSPEIGLLKNVTVFDVSSNELVGPLPETIGEMKSLEQLNVAHNKLSGEIPETICSLPNLENFTYSYNYFCGEPPTCLKLPANDDQKNCIPDRPMQRSPEECAAFLAQPVDCGAFGCLPRSPPPSPPPPSPPLPPPSSPLSYYHHP from the coding sequence ATGTCCTCTAAAATGAAGAACCCATATATGAGTTCAGCCCTCTGGATCATTTTCTCACTCTTCCTCTCCTTCTCTGCACCCTCTCACCAAGATTCTTATTCTCCTCCACCTCTCCCAAACCCTAGAATCCTAAATGCTTACACAGCTCTCCAAGCATGGAAACATGTGATACTCTCTGACCCCAAGAACTTTACCTCAAACTGGTGTGGCTTTGACGTCTGCAACTACAAGGGGGTCTATTGTGCTCCAGCCCCGGATGACCCTCATATCACTACGGTCGCCGGAATTGACTTGAACCATGCAGACATCGCGGGCTCTTTGCCAGAAGAGCTTGGTCTCCTCACCGACCTCGCTCTCTTTCACATCAACTCCAATCGCTTCTGTGGAACCTTGCCCGATAGTTTTCGCCATCTTCGTCTTCTTTACGAGCTCGATATTAGCAACAACCGATTCAAAGGCCAGTTTCCTTCTGTGGTTCTCTGTCTTCCTTCACTCAAATTTCTTGACATTCGGTACAATGAATTCGAGGGTGACATCCCAACGGGCCTTTTCGACTTGAAACTCGATGCTATATTCGTTAACAACAACAAGTTTAAGTCATCTCTGCCGGGAAATATCGGAAACTCCCCTGTTTCTGTTATTGTGTTTGCGAATAACAACCTTAATGGTTGCCTTCCATCGAGTTTGTCGAAAATGGCGAAAACACTCAATGAACTCATAATCACGAATGCGGGTTTAAAAGGTTGTTTATCACCAGAGATTGGGTTGTTGAAAAATGTTACAGTTTTTGATGTAAGCTCAAACGAGTTGGTAGGGCCGTTGCCGGAGACTATAGGGGAGATGAAGAGCTTGGAGCAGCTGAACGTAGCCCATAACAAACTATCCGGGGAGATTCCGGAGACCATATGCTCTTTACCTAACTTGGAGAATTTCACCTACTCCTACAATTACTTCTGCGGTGAACCACCGACATGCCTCAAGTTGCCGGCAAATGATGATCAGAAAAACTGTATACCGGATAGGCCGATGCAGAGGTCACCGGAGGAATGCGCAGCTTTCCTTGCACAACCTGTTGACTGCGGTGCCTTTGGCTGCTTACCCAGAAGTCCGCCGCCGTCGCCTCCTCCACCCTCACCCCCACTCCCACCTCCGTCATCACCTTTGTCTTATTACCACCATccatga
- the LOC100266608 gene encoding uncharacterized protein LOC100266608, which produces MMEEADGKGRAASESEQVSLKDKGNEFFKAGNYLKAAALYTQAIKQDPSNPTLYSNRAAAFLHLVKLTKALADAETTITLNPNWEKGYFRKGCVLEAMERYDDSLVAFRIALEHNPQSSEVSRKIKKLTQLARDKKRVQEVENKRSNVDMAKHLETLKSELSEKYGDAEHWKSMFSFTVETIETAIKSWHETSKVDARVYFLLDKEKTQTDKYAPVVNIDKAFESPHTHKSCFTFLRDYAEESFSKAACLVAPKSIISYPQVWKGQGSRKWKHGQSDGFFVQFESPSLQKLWFVPSSTEKGQLLCRDPEVLDIGVHELLPRIFKQKLPNP; this is translated from the exons ATGATGGAAGAAGCAGATGGAAAGGGAAGAGCAGCATCAGAATCAGAGCAAGTGTCACTGAAAGACAAGGGAAATGAATTCTTCAAAGCAGGAAACTACCTGAAAGCAGCTGCACTCTACACCCAGGCCATCAAGCAAGATCCTTCTAATCCCACTCTTTACAG CAACCGTGCTGCAGCATTTCTACATTTGGTCAAACTCACCAAAGCACTTGCTGATGCTGAGACAACAATCACATTGAACCCTAACTGGGAAAAG GGATATTTCAGGAAAGGATGTGTATTAGAGGCCATGGAACGATATGATGAT TCTTTAGTAGCCTTCCGGATAGCTTTGGAGCACAATCCACAAAGTTCAGAGGTATCAAGAAAGATCAAGAAGCTTACTCAGTTGGCAAGAGATAAAAAGCGAGTTCAGGAAGTGGAGAACAAGAGATCCAATGTTGATATGGCAAAGCATTTGGAAACATTGAAATCCGAACTG TCTGAGAAGTATGGAGATGCAGAGCATTGGAAAAGCATGTTTTCTTTCACTGTTGAGACAATAGAGACTGCCATAAAATCATGGCATGAAACATCTAAAGTGGATGCTAGAGTCTACTTCCTTCTTGACAAGGAAAAGACACAGACAGATAAATATGCCCCGGTTGTCAATATTGATAAG GCATTTGAATCACCCCATACACACAAAAGTTGTTTTACATTTCTTAGGGATTATGCTGAAGAATCTTTCTCCAAAGCGGCTTGCTTGGTGGCACCCAAAAGTATCATATCTTACCCACAG GTCTGGAAAGGTCAAGGATCACGGAAGTGGAAGCATGGGCAAAGTGATGGTTTCTTTGTTCAATTTGAATCACCTTCCTTGCAAAAGCTATGGTTTGTTCCTAGTTCTACAGAAAAGGGGCAATTGTTGTGCAG GGATCCAGAAGTTCTGGACATTGGTGTCCATGAACTGCTTCCACGTATATTCAAACAAAAGCTGCCCAATCCCTAG